A genomic region of Tsukamurella pulmonis contains the following coding sequences:
- a CDS encoding aspartate aminotransferase family protein: MSGQGPTTSSALWHGFADMGAVERDGAFVFARGEGAHVFDTDGNRYLDATAGLWFANVGHGRAEVADAVRDQLLKVAHVTGFGDAATDTTVALANRLQAIAPVAGSKIFFTSGGSDSVDSAIKLARRYWQEQGRPGKKLIVGRSNAYHGMHVGGTSLGGIPVNAEGYGGVLFDDTATVAWDDAKELLGLIERVGAESIAAFVAEPVIGAGGLLPPPEGYLREVRDICREHDVLFIADEVITGFGRIGGAWFASSRFDLQPDLMTTAKGLTSGYVPMGALFVAPHVAEPFYSGGVWWRHGYTYGGHAAAAAASMAVLDIMERENLLAEALRLESTLLRELSTLADHPKVKDVRGGVGAVAGVQLHEPAEAMAMVKKLRAQGVSGRAAGLGTLQYSPALVTTDEQVAEIAAATRRALDA, encoded by the coding sequence ATGAGCGGACAGGGACCCACGACCTCATCGGCACTCTGGCACGGCTTCGCGGACATGGGCGCCGTGGAGCGGGACGGAGCCTTCGTCTTCGCCCGCGGCGAGGGCGCCCACGTCTTCGACACCGATGGCAATCGCTATCTGGATGCGACGGCCGGACTGTGGTTCGCCAACGTCGGCCACGGACGCGCGGAGGTCGCCGACGCGGTGCGCGATCAGCTGCTCAAGGTGGCGCACGTGACCGGCTTCGGCGACGCCGCCACCGACACCACCGTCGCCCTCGCGAACCGCCTGCAGGCCATCGCACCGGTGGCGGGCAGCAAGATCTTCTTCACCTCGGGTGGCTCCGACTCGGTCGACTCGGCGATCAAGCTGGCCCGGCGCTACTGGCAGGAGCAGGGCCGGCCCGGGAAGAAGCTGATCGTCGGCCGCTCGAACGCCTACCACGGCATGCACGTCGGCGGCACCAGCCTGGGCGGCATCCCGGTGAACGCCGAGGGCTACGGCGGCGTGCTCTTCGACGACACCGCCACCGTCGCGTGGGACGACGCGAAGGAGCTCCTGGGCCTCATCGAGCGCGTCGGCGCCGAGTCGATCGCGGCGTTCGTCGCCGAGCCCGTGATCGGCGCCGGCGGACTGCTGCCCCCGCCGGAGGGCTACCTGCGCGAGGTGCGCGACATCTGCCGCGAGCACGACGTGTTGTTCATCGCCGATGAGGTCATCACGGGATTCGGCCGCATCGGCGGCGCGTGGTTCGCGTCGAGCCGGTTCGACCTGCAGCCCGATCTGATGACCACGGCGAAGGGACTGACCAGCGGCTACGTCCCGATGGGTGCGCTGTTCGTGGCGCCGCACGTCGCGGAGCCCTTCTACTCCGGCGGCGTGTGGTGGCGGCACGGCTACACCTACGGTGGGCACGCGGCCGCGGCGGCCGCGTCGATGGCGGTCCTGGACATCATGGAGCGGGAGAACCTGCTGGCCGAGGCGCTGCGGCTGGAGAGCACGCTCCTGCGGGAGCTGTCGACCCTGGCCGATCACCCCAAGGTCAAGGACGTCCGGGGCGGCGTCGGCGCCGTCGCGGGCGTGCAGCTGCACGAGCCCGCGGAGGCGATGGCGATGGTGAAGAAGCTGCGGGCGCAGGGGGTCTCCGGTCGCGCCGCCGGGCTGGGGACGCTGCAGTACTCGCCCGCGCTGGTCACCACGGACGAGCAGGTCGCCGAGATCGCCGCGGCCACCCGGCGGGCACTCGACGCCTGA
- a CDS encoding DUF485 domain-containing protein produces the protein MNEEDTAAVYQRAYDSKEFHELRRRLASFVIPISVAFLLWYVLYVLLATYAHEFMSQKLFGNINVALVMGLGQFVTTFAITWAYVRFANNTIDPMATELREHIEGELKAGEAGK, from the coding sequence GTGAACGAAGAGGATACGGCGGCGGTCTATCAGCGCGCCTACGACAGCAAGGAATTCCACGAACTCCGCCGCAGGCTGGCGTCGTTCGTGATCCCGATCTCCGTGGCCTTCCTGCTCTGGTACGTCCTGTACGTGCTGCTGGCCACCTATGCGCACGAGTTCATGAGCCAGAAGCTGTTCGGCAACATCAACGTCGCGCTGGTGATGGGACTCGGCCAGTTCGTGACCACGTTCGCCATCACCTGGGCGTACGTCCGGTTCGCGAACAACACCATCGACCCGATGGCCACCGAGCTGCGTGAGCACATCGAGGGCGAGCTCAAGGCGGGGGAGGCGGGCAAGTGA
- a CDS encoding solute symporter family protein, with product MTDLLAWEPRTIEVGQQVGSTALNILVFVLFIGVTMGLVIKASRTTKKATDFYTGGATFTGPQNGFAIAGDYLSAASFLGICGAIAVQGYDGFLYSIGFLVAWLVALLLVAERLRNVGKFTMADVLSFRLKQRPVRMAAALATLTVSLFYLIAQMAGAGGLVSLLLNIKGSTGQAVVVAVVGVLMIVYVLVGGMKGTTYVQMVKAVLLVGGALLMTLMVLAAVKGNFSDLLQKAIDGSAAGEKIIEPGLKYGKTETTKLDFISLALALVLGTAGLPHVLMRFYTVPTAKEARRSVTWAIGLIGAFYIFTLVLGFGAAAYVGADVIAKAPGGVNSAAPLLAFSLGGTILMAIISAVAFATILAVVAGLAITASASLAHDIYNGVIKHGKASEESQVRVSRITVVVIGIASIILGIGAMGQNIAFLVALAFAVAASANLPTILFSLFWRRFNTTGAVLSMYGGLISAIVLIVFSPAVSGKSTSMFKSLDFHWFPLENPGLVSIPIGFGLAILGTLFGKSEPELAEKAVEMEVRSLTGVGVEKAIDH from the coding sequence GTGACCGATCTCCTCGCATGGGAACCCCGGACGATCGAGGTCGGCCAGCAGGTCGGCTCGACGGCGCTGAACATCCTGGTCTTCGTCCTGTTCATCGGCGTCACGATGGGCCTGGTCATCAAGGCCAGCCGCACGACCAAGAAGGCGACCGACTTCTACACGGGCGGCGCCACCTTCACCGGTCCGCAGAACGGCTTCGCCATCGCCGGTGACTACCTCTCGGCAGCCAGCTTCCTCGGCATCTGCGGCGCGATCGCCGTACAGGGCTACGACGGCTTCCTGTATTCGATCGGCTTCCTGGTCGCGTGGCTCGTCGCGCTGCTCCTCGTCGCCGAGAGGCTGCGCAACGTCGGCAAGTTCACCATGGCCGACGTGCTCAGCTTCCGGCTCAAGCAGCGCCCGGTGCGGATGGCCGCGGCGCTCGCCACGCTCACGGTCTCGCTGTTCTACCTGATCGCGCAGATGGCCGGCGCGGGCGGCCTCGTCTCCCTTTTGCTCAATATCAAGGGCAGCACGGGGCAGGCGGTCGTCGTCGCGGTCGTCGGCGTGCTGATGATCGTGTACGTGCTGGTCGGCGGCATGAAGGGCACCACCTACGTGCAGATGGTCAAGGCGGTGCTGCTCGTCGGCGGCGCGCTGCTCATGACCCTGATGGTGCTGGCCGCCGTGAAGGGAAACTTCTCGGATCTGCTGCAGAAGGCCATCGACGGCAGCGCGGCGGGGGAGAAGATCATCGAGCCCGGCCTCAAGTACGGCAAGACGGAGACCACCAAGCTGGACTTCATCTCGCTGGCGCTGGCCCTGGTGCTCGGCACCGCGGGCCTGCCCCACGTGCTGATGCGCTTCTACACCGTGCCCACCGCCAAGGAGGCCCGCCGCTCGGTGACCTGGGCGATCGGCCTGATCGGCGCGTTCTACATCTTCACCCTCGTGCTCGGCTTCGGCGCCGCCGCCTACGTGGGCGCGGACGTCATCGCCAAAGCTCCGGGAGGCGTGAACTCGGCGGCGCCGCTGCTGGCGTTCTCGCTCGGCGGCACGATCCTCATGGCGATCATCTCCGCGGTCGCCTTCGCCACGATCCTCGCGGTCGTCGCCGGCCTCGCGATCACGGCTTCGGCCAGCCTTGCGCACGACATCTACAACGGCGTGATCAAGCACGGCAAGGCCTCCGAGGAGTCCCAGGTGCGCGTCTCGCGGATCACCGTGGTCGTCATCGGCATCGCGTCGATCATCCTCGGCATCGGCGCGATGGGGCAGAACATCGCGTTCCTGGTGGCCCTGGCGTTCGCCGTCGCGGCGTCGGCCAACCTGCCGACCATCCTGTTCTCGCTGTTCTGGCGACGGTTCAACACCACCGGCGCCGTCCTGTCGATGTACGGCGGCCTGATCTCGGCGATCGTGCTGATCGTGTTCTCGCCCGCGGTCTCGGGCAAGTCGACCTCGATGTTCAAGTCGCTCGACTTCCACTGGTTCCCGCTGGAGAACCCGGGCCTGGTGTCGATCCCGATCGGCTTCGGCCTCGCGATCCTGGGCACGCTCTTCGGCAAGTCGGAGCCCGAGCTCGCCGAAAAGGCGGTGGAGATGGAGGTCCGATCGCTCACCGGCGTCGGTGTCGAGAAGGCCATCGACCACTAG
- a CDS encoding hydrogen peroxide-inducible genes activator, with amino-acid sequence MSDQPYQPTLAQLRAFVAVARSRHFGTAATSLGVSQPSLSQALASLEAGLGVQLVERSTRKVLITEAGMALLEQASGIVASAAELVSSAAGLTGELRGSLRLGMIPTVAPYRLPRLLPQLRAEVDDLAVTVVEDQTARLLDALRSGRIDAAFLALPVHSGSIAEIPLYDEEFVLVVPPGHPLAGRDDLTADDLSGLPLLLLDEGHCLRDQALDLCRQAEQGVGVMGDTRAASLATIVQCVSGGLGVTLLPEPAVAVELRGTDLQIARFAAPAPGRRIGLAYRASSAKNEGFARLAEIARSAAHVPA; translated from the coding sequence ATGTCCGATCAGCCGTACCAGCCGACCCTGGCGCAGCTGCGTGCCTTCGTCGCCGTGGCGCGTTCCCGCCACTTCGGGACCGCCGCCACGTCGCTCGGAGTGAGCCAGCCGTCGCTCTCGCAGGCGCTGGCGTCGCTGGAGGCGGGGCTCGGCGTTCAGCTGGTCGAGCGCAGCACCCGCAAGGTGCTGATCACCGAGGCGGGTATGGCGCTGCTGGAACAGGCCTCCGGGATCGTCGCCTCCGCCGCCGAGCTGGTGAGCTCCGCTGCCGGTTTGACAGGGGAGCTGCGCGGCTCCCTGCGGCTCGGGATGATCCCGACGGTGGCGCCCTACCGCCTGCCGCGCCTCCTGCCGCAGTTGCGCGCCGAGGTCGACGATCTCGCGGTCACCGTCGTCGAGGACCAGACCGCCCGGCTGCTGGACGCACTGCGCTCCGGCCGGATCGACGCGGCCTTCCTCGCCCTGCCGGTGCACAGCGGCTCGATCGCCGAGATCCCGCTCTACGACGAGGAGTTCGTCCTCGTGGTGCCGCCCGGGCATCCGCTCGCCGGGCGCGACGATCTCACCGCCGATGACCTGTCCGGCCTGCCGCTGCTCCTGCTCGACGAGGGGCACTGCCTCCGGGATCAGGCGCTCGACCTGTGCCGCCAGGCTGAGCAGGGAGTCGGGGTGATGGGCGATACCCGCGCGGCGTCGCTGGCCACGATCGTGCAGTGCGTCTCCGGGGGCCTGGGCGTGACGCTGCTCCCGGAGCCCGCCGTGGCCGTCGAGTTGCGCGGTACCGATCTGCAGATCGCCCGTTTCGCCGCGCCCGCGCCGGGGCGCCGGATCGGTCTGGCCTACCGGGCCTCCAGCGCGAAGAACGAGGGCTTCGCCCGCCTCGCGGAGATCGCCCGGTCCGCGGCGCACGTGCCCGCCTGA
- a CDS encoding cysteine hydrolase family protein — protein sequence MTSSRIVLVLMDYQKGIVDGAERAGTAAVDSAARALSSARDRGIPVVHVRVAFRPDYPEIPPTNRAFAVIREGGDSMTEVSPLTAIVPEVAPLPGEPVVIKRRFSAFSGSDLDVVLRGLQADHLVLAGISTSGVVLSTVRYAGDLDYDLTVLFDACADHDPEVHRVLMRKVFPRQAEVLTVDEWIDGRA from the coding sequence ATGACCTCCTCGCGCATCGTCCTCGTTCTCATGGACTACCAGAAGGGCATCGTCGACGGTGCCGAGCGGGCGGGTACCGCGGCGGTGGATTCCGCGGCGCGCGCACTGTCGTCCGCGCGCGACCGCGGCATCCCCGTCGTTCACGTGCGCGTGGCCTTCCGGCCCGACTACCCCGAGATCCCGCCCACGAACCGGGCATTCGCCGTGATCCGGGAGGGCGGCGACTCGATGACCGAGGTCTCCCCGCTCACTGCGATCGTCCCCGAGGTAGCGCCCCTGCCGGGCGAGCCCGTCGTGATCAAGCGGCGGTTCAGCGCGTTCAGCGGCAGCGATCTCGACGTCGTCCTGCGGGGCCTGCAGGCCGATCACCTGGTGCTCGCGGGGATCTCGACGAGTGGCGTCGTGCTGTCGACGGTGCGCTACGCCGGAGACCTCGACTACGACCTGACGGTGCTGTTCGATGCCTGCGCCGACCACGATCCCGAGGTGCACCGCGTGCTCATGCGCAAGGTCTTCCCGCGCCAGGCCGAAGTCCTCACCGTCGACGAGTGGATCGACGGCCGCGCCTGA
- a CDS encoding LysR family transcriptional regulator substrate-binding protein, translated as MTSSLPPVLRLGYVPGATPAKWARIWDERHPDVRLELVPVAAADAADAVREGAVDLALVRLPTPTTGLATITLYEEQVVALVPKEHHTAAADELTTQDLEDEPTIAPLDDALYWAEAPGTPIEHRPENTEAAVELVAAGLGVLLVPQSLARLHHRRDLTFRPITDAPPSPVALAVPAGEQSDRVADFIGIVRGRKAGSSRGNSEPAPKRTAREKTLAKQAARAAAGKKQGPAKGKSAKRTRR; from the coding sequence GTGACCTCCTCGCTCCCGCCCGTTCTGCGGCTCGGCTACGTACCCGGCGCCACGCCCGCCAAGTGGGCGCGCATCTGGGATGAGCGGCATCCGGACGTCCGGCTCGAGCTCGTGCCCGTGGCGGCGGCCGATGCGGCCGACGCGGTGCGGGAGGGCGCCGTCGACCTCGCGTTGGTGCGGCTGCCCACCCCCACGACCGGCCTCGCGACCATCACCCTCTACGAGGAGCAGGTGGTGGCGCTCGTGCCGAAGGAGCACCACACCGCGGCCGCGGACGAGCTGACCACGCAGGACCTCGAGGACGAGCCGACGATCGCGCCGCTCGACGACGCCCTGTACTGGGCGGAGGCGCCCGGAACGCCGATCGAGCACCGCCCCGAGAACACCGAGGCGGCCGTCGAGCTCGTCGCGGCGGGGCTGGGCGTGCTCCTCGTGCCGCAGTCGCTCGCCCGGCTGCACCACCGGCGGGACCTGACGTTCCGGCCGATCACCGACGCGCCGCCGTCGCCCGTCGCCCTCGCCGTGCCGGCGGGCGAGCAGTCGGATCGGGTCGCCGACTTCATCGGCATCGTCCGCGGCCGGAAGGCGGGATCCTCGCGCGGGAACTCGGAGCCCGCGCCCAAGCGCACGGCGCGGGAGAAGACCCTCGCCAAGCAGGCGGCGCGGGCCGCCGCCGGCAAGAAGCAGGGCCCTGCGAAGGGCAAGTCCGCCAAGCGGACCCGGCGCTGA
- a CDS encoding DUF5997 family protein, with the protein MSRQNTQSMKPATAAKKLDVYLPATPAEFQESTITRAELAALQDDPPQWLKDLRKNGPHPKNLVAAKLGVSISGLARGGVEDALTTERIDALIAENPDWLVTERAGYQTVLREERRVKSLREERARRQ; encoded by the coding sequence ATGAGCAGGCAGAACACGCAGTCCATGAAACCGGCCACCGCGGCGAAGAAGCTGGACGTGTATCTGCCCGCGACCCCGGCGGAGTTCCAGGAATCGACCATCACCCGCGCCGAACTCGCCGCGCTGCAGGATGATCCGCCGCAGTGGCTCAAGGACCTGCGTAAGAACGGCCCGCATCCGAAGAACCTCGTGGCGGCCAAGCTCGGCGTCTCCATCTCGGGCCTCGCCCGCGGCGGCGTCGAGGACGCGCTGACCACCGAGCGGATCGACGCCCTCATCGCCGAGAATCCCGATTGGCTGGTCACCGAACGCGCCGGGTACCAGACGGTGCTGCGCGAGGAGCGCAGGGTGAAGTCGCTGCGCGAGGAGCGTGCCCGCCGGCAATGA
- a CDS encoding sphingomyelin phosphodiesterase codes for MAKYNGFGATALAVMALAGIGAMTAGPAAGSTPAQVPGVRADVVPAAPAVPVEVKVQAWNMYQLPNILNLVTGTQADSDARVRASVEQLAASGADVLLLSEVNGTAGRAILDGLKEQGYTYQTPRLGESCSGVFGACSDALWSVNGGVAVVSKYPIAQSEQYVYTNYAPLAPDMFANKGAVMARIEKDGQQFWVVAMHTQADDTINDRASRTHEIRMLQAAELRRFVDTFAADGAPVIYGGDFNTEYFAGQGRRDAQGLTEFQQLVARSGINLFDPGALPYTYDAVTNKLVANQGYAGYRDTLDYVGTTGGATVRWVQIPVAGAEPVSDHEPVTGYFEITRADGSVVRTGVDPRALNPGPIERAVYFVRSSLETATRIVLLAVEDAVTAVQEFVADIIRPGVATVTAPVVAAGPDPAGRDADEGATKAGDGTDADGATAGEAGATASSTSTRESTSPSATVPTAAVSASSTANSSTAAEGSTSAAPTATETTTRTSAETTPATESETVPPATAEASVDESASPEPATPPTEVQEAPSPQESGSDTGTNETVEAAPAR; via the coding sequence ATGGCGAAGTACAACGGGTTCGGGGCGACCGCGCTCGCGGTGATGGCGTTAGCGGGGATCGGTGCGATGACCGCGGGACCGGCCGCAGGATCGACTCCGGCGCAGGTCCCGGGTGTGCGCGCCGACGTGGTACCCGCCGCGCCGGCGGTCCCGGTCGAGGTCAAGGTCCAGGCCTGGAACATGTACCAGCTGCCGAACATCCTCAATCTCGTCACGGGAACCCAGGCCGATTCCGACGCCCGCGTGCGTGCCTCGGTGGAGCAGCTGGCCGCCAGCGGCGCCGACGTGCTGCTGCTCAGCGAGGTCAACGGCACTGCGGGCAGGGCGATCCTGGACGGGCTGAAGGAGCAGGGCTACACCTACCAGACACCGCGCCTCGGTGAGAGCTGCTCCGGTGTCTTCGGCGCGTGCAGCGATGCCCTCTGGTCCGTCAACGGCGGTGTCGCGGTGGTGAGCAAGTACCCCATCGCGCAGTCCGAGCAGTACGTCTACACCAACTACGCGCCGCTCGCCCCCGACATGTTCGCCAACAAGGGCGCGGTGATGGCGCGCATCGAGAAGGACGGGCAGCAGTTCTGGGTGGTGGCGATGCACACCCAGGCCGACGACACGATCAACGACAGGGCCTCGCGCACGCACGAGATCCGGATGCTGCAGGCCGCCGAGCTGCGGAGGTTCGTGGACACGTTCGCCGCGGACGGTGCGCCGGTGATCTACGGCGGCGACTTCAACACCGAGTACTTCGCGGGGCAGGGGCGGCGCGACGCCCAGGGGCTCACGGAGTTCCAGCAACTCGTCGCACGCAGCGGGATCAACCTCTTCGACCCCGGAGCGCTGCCGTACACCTACGACGCGGTGACCAACAAGCTGGTTGCGAACCAGGGGTACGCGGGCTACCGCGACACGCTCGATTACGTCGGTACCACCGGCGGCGCGACGGTCCGCTGGGTGCAGATCCCCGTCGCCGGGGCCGAGCCCGTCTCGGATCATGAGCCCGTGACCGGCTACTTCGAGATCACCCGCGCCGACGGCTCCGTCGTCCGGACCGGCGTCGACCCGCGTGCGCTCAACCCGGGCCCGATCGAGCGGGCGGTGTACTTCGTGCGGAGCAGCCTCGAGACCGCCACGCGGATCGTGTTGCTCGCCGTTGAGGACGCGGTCACCGCGGTCCAGGAGTTCGTCGCCGACATCATCCGGCCCGGCGTCGCGACGGTGACCGCGCCCGTCGTCGCGGCCGGTCCCGATCCGGCGGGCCGCGATGCGGACGAGGGCGCGACGAAGGCCGGGGACGGAACGGACGCTGACGGCGCGACGGCGGGGGAGGCGGGCGCGACCGCGTCCTCGACATCCACGCGGGAATCGACGAGCCCGTCCGCCACGGTGCCGACCGCCGCCGTGTCCGCGTCGTCGACCGCGAACTCGTCGACCGCGGCGGAGGGGAGCACGTCGGCCGCGCCGACCGCGACGGAAACGACCACGCGCACTTCGGCGGAGACGACGCCGGCGACGGAGTCGGAGACGGTGCCGCCCGCGACGGCGGAGGCGTCTGTGGACGAATCGGCGTCCCCGGAGCCCGCCACTCCGCCGACTGAGGTCCAGGAGGCGCCGTCACCGCAGGAATCAGGCTCCGACACCGGCACGAACGAGACGGTGGAGGCGGCTCCCGCTCGCTGA
- a CDS encoding SRPBCC family protein encodes MTERFSSTRRFAAPPERVFAALSDPNTHQYSEPTDWVRDAVDTAPIDHAGQVFAVNMYLDFAGGAYVMENKVTEFVPDRTIGWLPGQTPEGGGWEAGGWWWRYDLAPSGDGTDVTLTYDWSETPQAFRDQVPMPPFPPEYLDQSLEALDRHVSG; translated from the coding sequence ATGACCGAACGCTTCTCCAGCACTCGACGCTTCGCGGCCCCGCCCGAGCGGGTCTTCGCGGCACTGAGCGATCCCAACACCCACCAGTACTCCGAACCGACCGACTGGGTCCGCGACGCGGTCGACACCGCGCCCATCGACCACGCGGGCCAGGTCTTCGCGGTGAACATGTACCTCGACTTCGCCGGCGGCGCGTACGTCATGGAGAACAAGGTCACCGAGTTCGTGCCGGATCGCACCATCGGCTGGCTGCCCGGCCAGACCCCGGAGGGCGGCGGGTGGGAGGCCGGCGGCTGGTGGTGGCGCTACGACCTGGCCCCCTCGGGCGACGGCACCGACGTGACACTCACGTACGACTGGTCGGAGACGCCGCAGGCCTTCCGCGATCAGGTGCCGATGCCGCCGTTCCCGCCCGAGTACCTCGACCAGTCGCTCGAGGCGCTCGACCGCCACGTCTCGGGCTGA
- a CDS encoding DEAD/DEAH box helicase, with the protein MNLTDLLPADPTADAVFEAFLEWTDGRGITLYPAQEEALIAACSGANVIVATPTGSGKSLVAMGSQFAALAQGRRTYYTAPIKALVSEKFFALCEVFGTENVGMVTGDAAVNASAPIVCATAEIVANLALREGADSDIAQVVMDEFHYYSEPDRGWAWQVPLIELPRAQFVLMSATLGDTSFFEEDLTRRTGRETVLVAGAERPVPLHFSYSTMPIQDQIVELVSTHQAPVYVVHFTQQAAAERAQALMSLPLTSKEQKAAIAQAIGDFQFTTGFGKTLSRLIRAGIGVHHAGMLPRYRRLVEKLAQDGLLRVICGTDTLGVGINVPIRTVYLTGLTKFDGNRTRHLRAREFHQIAGRAGRAGFDTMGTVVVAAPEHEIENARREAKAGGDPAKLKRVQRKKPPEGFVSWGKATFEKLVAADPEPLTSRFSVTNSMLLNVIARPQNCFDSMRHLLEDNHESRRNQLRHIRTAITLYRGLESGGVVEKLDTPDEFGRHVRLTVDLQPDFALNQPLAPFALAALELLDSESPDYALDVISVVESVLDDPRPVLRAQQNAARGAAVAEMKADGIDYDERMALLEDVTYPKPLEDLLVPAFATYAAGHAWVTQFELSPKSVVREMIERAMTFNDLVSKYQLGRSEGAVLRYLSDAFKTLRHTVPESARTPELDDYIAWLGALVRYVDSSLVDEWEEMTSPDPVKAHASAPEIGRSTSLTSDERAFAVMVRNAMFRRVQLVADEEYDLLDAMDPGVDWYAAFDDYYEEYDDIETGPDARGPQLFSLDTSMPRAWKVRQTIADPDGDHGWAITAVVDLPESDERGDVVLVDVEVVSG; encoded by the coding sequence GTGAACCTCACCGACCTGCTCCCGGCCGATCCGACGGCGGACGCGGTCTTCGAGGCCTTCCTGGAGTGGACGGACGGCCGCGGCATCACGCTGTATCCGGCCCAAGAGGAGGCGTTGATCGCCGCCTGCTCCGGCGCGAACGTCATCGTGGCCACCCCGACGGGTTCCGGTAAGTCACTGGTAGCCATGGGCTCCCAGTTCGCCGCGCTCGCGCAGGGACGCCGGACCTACTACACCGCGCCGATCAAGGCTCTCGTCAGCGAGAAGTTCTTCGCCCTGTGCGAGGTCTTCGGCACCGAGAACGTCGGCATGGTGACGGGCGACGCCGCGGTGAACGCGTCGGCGCCGATCGTGTGCGCCACCGCCGAGATCGTCGCGAACCTCGCGCTGCGCGAGGGCGCCGATTCCGATATTGCCCAGGTGGTGATGGACGAGTTCCACTACTACTCCGAGCCCGACCGCGGCTGGGCGTGGCAGGTCCCGCTCATCGAGCTCCCGCGGGCGCAGTTCGTGCTCATGTCCGCGACGCTGGGCGACACCTCCTTCTTCGAGGAGGACCTCACCCGCCGCACGGGGCGCGAGACCGTCCTCGTCGCCGGTGCGGAACGGCCGGTGCCGCTGCACTTCTCGTACTCGACGATGCCGATCCAGGATCAGATCGTCGAACTCGTCAGCACGCACCAGGCACCCGTGTACGTCGTGCACTTCACCCAGCAGGCCGCCGCGGAACGGGCGCAGGCGCTGATGTCACTGCCGTTGACCTCCAAGGAGCAGAAGGCCGCCATCGCGCAGGCGATCGGCGACTTCCAGTTCACCACCGGGTTCGGCAAGACGCTCTCGCGGCTCATCCGTGCCGGCATCGGCGTCCACCACGCCGGGATGCTCCCCCGCTATCGGCGTCTGGTCGAGAAGCTCGCCCAGGACGGACTGCTCAGGGTCATCTGCGGCACCGACACCCTGGGCGTCGGGATCAACGTGCCCATCCGCACCGTCTACCTGACGGGACTGACCAAGTTCGACGGCAATCGCACGCGCCACCTGCGGGCGCGCGAGTTCCACCAGATCGCGGGCCGCGCCGGGCGGGCGGGATTCGACACCATGGGCACCGTCGTCGTCGCGGCGCCGGAGCACGAGATCGAGAACGCTCGCCGCGAGGCGAAGGCCGGCGGGGATCCGGCCAAGCTCAAGCGGGTCCAGCGCAAGAAGCCGCCCGAGGGCTTCGTCTCCTGGGGGAAGGCCACCTTCGAGAAGCTGGTCGCCGCTGATCCGGAGCCGCTGACCTCCCGCTTCTCGGTGACCAACTCGATGCTGCTCAACGTGATCGCGCGGCCGCAGAACTGCTTCGACTCCATGCGGCACCTGCTCGAGGACAACCACGAGTCGCGGCGCAATCAGTTGCGGCACATCCGCACGGCGATCACGCTGTACCGCGGCCTGGAGTCGGGCGGCGTCGTGGAGAAGCTGGACACCCCGGACGAGTTCGGCCGGCACGTGCGGCTCACCGTCGACCTGCAGCCCGACTTCGCGCTCAACCAGCCCCTCGCGCCGTTCGCGCTGGCGGCACTCGAGCTGCTCGATTCCGAATCCCCCGACTACGCACTCGATGTCATCTCGGTCGTCGAGTCGGTGCTCGACGACCCGCGGCCCGTGCTGCGGGCCCAGCAGAACGCCGCGCGGGGCGCCGCGGTGGCGGAGATGAAGGCGGACGGCATCGACTACGACGAACGCATGGCGCTCCTCGAGGACGTGACGTACCCGAAGCCGTTGGAGGACCTGCTGGTTCCGGCGTTCGCCACCTATGCGGCGGGGCACGCCTGGGTCACGCAGTTCGAGCTCTCGCCGAAGTCGGTGGTGCGCGAGATGATCGAGCGGGCGATGACCTTCAACGATCTCGTCTCGAAGTACCAGCTCGGCCGCTCCGAGGGCGCGGTGCTGCGCTACCTCTCCGACGCGTTCAAGACGTTGCGGCACACCGTCCCCGAGTCTGCGCGCACACCCGAGCTGGACGACTACATCGCCTGGCTGGGCGCCCTGGTGCGGTACGTGGACAGTTCCCTGGTGGACGAGTGGGAGGAGATGACCTCGCCGGATCCGGTGAAGGCGCACGCCTCCGCACCGGAGATCGGACGGTCCACCTCGCTCACCTCCGACGAACGGGCGTTCGCCGTGATGGTGCGCAACGCGATGTTCCGCCGCGTGCAGCTCGTGGCGGACGAGGAGTACGACCTGCTCGACGCGATGGACCCGGGCGTCGACTGGTACGCGGCCTTCGACGACTACTACGAGGAGTACGACGACATCGAGACGGGCCCGGACGCCCGTGGCCCGCAACTGTTCTCGCTCGACACTTCCATGCCGCGGGCCTGGAAGGTGCGGCAGACGATCGCCGACCCCGACGGGGATCACGGTTGGGCGATCACCGCCGTCGTCGACCTCCCGGAATCCGACGAGCGCGGCGACGTCGTTCTCGTCGACGTCGAGGTCGTCTCCGGCTGA